A DNA window from Hordeum vulgare subsp. vulgare chromosome 1H, MorexV3_pseudomolecules_assembly, whole genome shotgun sequence contains the following coding sequences:
- the LOC123425946 gene encoding probable ethylene response sensor 2 isoform X1, giving the protein MDACDCIEPLWQADDLLVKYQYISDFFIALAYFSIPLELIYFVKKSSFFPYRWVLIQFGAFIVLCGATHLINLWTFATYSKTIAVVMTVAKAATAVVSCITALMLVHIIPDLLSVKLRERYLKDKAEELDKEMGIIRTQEETGRHVHMLTHEIRSTLDRHTILRTTLVELGRTLGLAECALWMPSRSGTALHLSHTIHNSAPIGLVVPINLPVVSKIFNSNRAESIPHTSPLASIKADTSRYAPPEVVAVRVPLLHLTNFEINDWPDISAKSFAVMVLMLPPDSARKWRTHELELVEVVADQVAVALSHAAILEESMRARDLLMEQNIALDAARREAEMAICARNDFLAVMNHEMRTPMKAIVSLSSLLLETTLTAEQRLMIETILKSSDFLATLTNDVLDISKLGNGSLELDIAPFDLHATFTDVVNLIKPVAACKRLSVMVSLAPELPACAIGDRKLLMQIMLNVAGNSIKFTKEGHVSIAASIARPDSLRDPYASNLHPVPSDGSFYLVVQVKDTGCGIRPEDMAHTFRKFAHGENATTKIHNGNGLGLALSRRFVDLMQGDIWLESEGVAKGCTATFFVKLSTPKKPNANANPRRMMAPLQPSKGAGGPGADALSILTRDGDSRGPRARYQSIV; this is encoded by the exons ATGGACGCATGTGATTGCATTGAACCACTTTGGCAGGCCGATGATCTCCTTGTGAAGTATCAGTACATATCTGACTTTTTTATCGCACTTGCGTACTTCTCGATCCCTTTGGAGCTCATATACTTTGTCAAGAAGTCCTCATTCTTCCCTTACCGATGGGTGCTCATACAGTTCGGCGCCTTCATTGTTCTTTGTGGGGCAACGCACCTGATAAACTTGTGGACTTTCGCCACTTATAGCAAGACTATAGCGGTGGTAATGACAGTGGCGAAAGCCGCGACAGCAGTGGTTTCATGCATAACGGCATTGATGCTTGTGCACATAATTCCTGATTTGTTGAGTGTGAAGTTGCGAGAGAGGTATCTGAAGGATAAGGCTGAGGAGCTTGACAAAGAGATGGGGATTATAAGAACACAggaggagacaggcagacatgtacACATGCTCACACATGAGATAAGGAGCACACTTGACAGGCACACTATTTTGAGAACTACGCTTGTTGAGTTGGGAAGGACTCTTGGTTTAGCGGAATGTGCCCTGTGGATGCCATCCCGCTCTGGAACAGCCCTTCACCTGTCCCATACAATCCATAACAGTGCTCCTATTGGCTTAGTTGTTCCTATCAATCTTCCGGTTGTTTCAAAGATTTTTAATAGTAATCGTGCCGAAAGCATTCCACATACTTCCCCCTTGGCTTCAATAAAGGCAGACACAAGCAGGTATGCGCCACCAGAGGTCGTAGCTGTCCGAGTTCCACTGCTGCACCTTACGAATTTCGAAATAAATGATTGGCCTGATATATCTGCAAAAAGCTTCGCAGTAATGGTTTTGATGCTGCCTCCAGACAGTGCTAGAAAATGGCGTACCCATGAACTGGAGCTTGTTGAAGTTGTTGCTGATCAG GTGGCAGTTGCACTGTCTCATGCTGCCATTTTGGAAGAGTCCATGAGGGCCCGTGATCTACTAATGGAGCAAAATATTGCCCTTGATGCAGCACGTCGGGAGGCAGAAATGGCTATATGTGCTCGTAATGATTTTCTTGCAGTGATGAACCATGAAATGCGTACTCCTATGAAAGCAATTGTTTCTTTATCCTCCCTCCTTCTGGAAACAACTCTTACGGCTGAACAACGCCTAATGATTGAGACTATACTAAAGAGTAGTGATTTTCTAGCAACTCTGACCAATGATGTTTTGGATATTTCCAAGCTTGGGAATGGGAGTCTTGAGCTGGACATTGCACCTTTCGACCTGCATGCTACCTTTACAGAC GTGGTTAATTTGATTAAGCCAGTGGCTGCATGCAAAAGGCTCTCGGTAATGGTTTCCTTGGCTCCAGAGTTGCCTGCCTGTGCAATTGGCGATCGCAAGCTACTGATGCAGATAATGCTAAATGTTGCTGGCAACTCAATTAAGTTCACAAAGGAGGGTCATGTTTCAATTGCAGCTTCCATAGCCAGGCCAGATTCATTGAGAGACCCGTATGCTTCTAACTTACATCCAGTTCCCTCTGATGGGTCTTTCTACTTGGTTGTTCAG GTAAAAGACACCGGCTGTGGAATTAGACCAGAGGATATGGCTCACACCTTCAGGAAATTCGCACATGGTGAGAATGCAACAACGAAAATACACAACGGCAATGGGTTGGGTCTGGCCCTTTCCAGAAG ATTTGTCGACCTGATGCAAGGGGACATCTGGCTCGAAAGTGAAGGGGTCGCCAAGGGGTGCACCGCCACGTTCTTTGTGAAACTCAGCACGCCCAAGAAACCAAACGCAAATGCAAATCCCCGAAGAATGATGGCGCCTCTGCAACCAAGCAAAGGAGCTGGAGGCCCTGGCGCTGATGCTCTCAGTATACTCACAAGGGATGGCGACTCGCGGGGCCCTAGGGCCCGCTACCAGTCGATCGTGTGA
- the LOC123425946 gene encoding probable ethylene response sensor 2 isoform X2, with amino-acid sequence MDACDCIEPLWQADDLLVKYQYISDFFIALAYFSIPLELIYFVKKSSFFPYRWVLIQFGAFIVLCGATHLINLWTFATYSKTIAVVMTVAKAATAVVSCITALMLVHIIPDLLSVKLRERYLKDKAEELDKEMGIIRTQEETGRHVHMLTHEIRSTLDRHTILRTTLVELGRTLGLAECALWMPSRSGTALHLSHTIHNSAPIGLVVPINLPVVSKIFNSNRAESIPHTSPLASIKADTSSFAVMVLMLPPDSARKWRTHELELVEVVADQVAVALSHAAILEESMRARDLLMEQNIALDAARREAEMAICARNDFLAVMNHEMRTPMKAIVSLSSLLLETTLTAEQRLMIETILKSSDFLATLTNDVLDISKLGNGSLELDIAPFDLHATFTDVVNLIKPVAACKRLSVMVSLAPELPACAIGDRKLLMQIMLNVAGNSIKFTKEGHVSIAASIARPDSLRDPYASNLHPVPSDGSFYLVVQVKDTGCGIRPEDMAHTFRKFAHGENATTKIHNGNGLGLALSRRFVDLMQGDIWLESEGVAKGCTATFFVKLSTPKKPNANANPRRMMAPLQPSKGAGGPGADALSILTRDGDSRGPRARYQSIV; translated from the exons ATGGACGCATGTGATTGCATTGAACCACTTTGGCAGGCCGATGATCTCCTTGTGAAGTATCAGTACATATCTGACTTTTTTATCGCACTTGCGTACTTCTCGATCCCTTTGGAGCTCATATACTTTGTCAAGAAGTCCTCATTCTTCCCTTACCGATGGGTGCTCATACAGTTCGGCGCCTTCATTGTTCTTTGTGGGGCAACGCACCTGATAAACTTGTGGACTTTCGCCACTTATAGCAAGACTATAGCGGTGGTAATGACAGTGGCGAAAGCCGCGACAGCAGTGGTTTCATGCATAACGGCATTGATGCTTGTGCACATAATTCCTGATTTGTTGAGTGTGAAGTTGCGAGAGAGGTATCTGAAGGATAAGGCTGAGGAGCTTGACAAAGAGATGGGGATTATAAGAACACAggaggagacaggcagacatgtacACATGCTCACACATGAGATAAGGAGCACACTTGACAGGCACACTATTTTGAGAACTACGCTTGTTGAGTTGGGAAGGACTCTTGGTTTAGCGGAATGTGCCCTGTGGATGCCATCCCGCTCTGGAACAGCCCTTCACCTGTCCCATACAATCCATAACAGTGCTCCTATTGGCTTAGTTGTTCCTATCAATCTTCCGGTTGTTTCAAAGATTTTTAATAGTAATCGTGCCGAAAGCATTCCACATACTTCCCCCTTGGCTTCAATAAAGGCAGACACAAGCAG CTTCGCAGTAATGGTTTTGATGCTGCCTCCAGACAGTGCTAGAAAATGGCGTACCCATGAACTGGAGCTTGTTGAAGTTGTTGCTGATCAG GTGGCAGTTGCACTGTCTCATGCTGCCATTTTGGAAGAGTCCATGAGGGCCCGTGATCTACTAATGGAGCAAAATATTGCCCTTGATGCAGCACGTCGGGAGGCAGAAATGGCTATATGTGCTCGTAATGATTTTCTTGCAGTGATGAACCATGAAATGCGTACTCCTATGAAAGCAATTGTTTCTTTATCCTCCCTCCTTCTGGAAACAACTCTTACGGCTGAACAACGCCTAATGATTGAGACTATACTAAAGAGTAGTGATTTTCTAGCAACTCTGACCAATGATGTTTTGGATATTTCCAAGCTTGGGAATGGGAGTCTTGAGCTGGACATTGCACCTTTCGACCTGCATGCTACCTTTACAGAC GTGGTTAATTTGATTAAGCCAGTGGCTGCATGCAAAAGGCTCTCGGTAATGGTTTCCTTGGCTCCAGAGTTGCCTGCCTGTGCAATTGGCGATCGCAAGCTACTGATGCAGATAATGCTAAATGTTGCTGGCAACTCAATTAAGTTCACAAAGGAGGGTCATGTTTCAATTGCAGCTTCCATAGCCAGGCCAGATTCATTGAGAGACCCGTATGCTTCTAACTTACATCCAGTTCCCTCTGATGGGTCTTTCTACTTGGTTGTTCAG GTAAAAGACACCGGCTGTGGAATTAGACCAGAGGATATGGCTCACACCTTCAGGAAATTCGCACATGGTGAGAATGCAACAACGAAAATACACAACGGCAATGGGTTGGGTCTGGCCCTTTCCAGAAG ATTTGTCGACCTGATGCAAGGGGACATCTGGCTCGAAAGTGAAGGGGTCGCCAAGGGGTGCACCGCCACGTTCTTTGTGAAACTCAGCACGCCCAAGAAACCAAACGCAAATGCAAATCCCCGAAGAATGATGGCGCCTCTGCAACCAAGCAAAGGAGCTGGAGGCCCTGGCGCTGATGCTCTCAGTATACTCACAAGGGATGGCGACTCGCGGGGCCCTAGGGCCCGCTACCAGTCGATCGTGTGA
- the LOC123425946 gene encoding probable ethylene response sensor 2 isoform X3 — protein MVLMLPPDSARKWRTHELELVEVVADQVAVALSHAAILEESMRARDLLMEQNIALDAARREAEMAICARNDFLAVMNHEMRTPMKAIVSLSSLLLETTLTAEQRLMIETILKSSDFLATLTNDVLDISKLGNGSLELDIAPFDLHATFTDVVNLIKPVAACKRLSVMVSLAPELPACAIGDRKLLMQIMLNVAGNSIKFTKEGHVSIAASIARPDSLRDPYASNLHPVPSDGSFYLVVQVKDTGCGIRPEDMAHTFRKFAHGENATTKIHNGNGLGLALSRRFVDLMQGDIWLESEGVAKGCTATFFVKLSTPKKPNANANPRRMMAPLQPSKGAGGPGADALSILTRDGDSRGPRARYQSIV, from the exons ATGGTTTTGATGCTGCCTCCAGACAGTGCTAGAAAATGGCGTACCCATGAACTGGAGCTTGTTGAAGTTGTTGCTGATCAG GTGGCAGTTGCACTGTCTCATGCTGCCATTTTGGAAGAGTCCATGAGGGCCCGTGATCTACTAATGGAGCAAAATATTGCCCTTGATGCAGCACGTCGGGAGGCAGAAATGGCTATATGTGCTCGTAATGATTTTCTTGCAGTGATGAACCATGAAATGCGTACTCCTATGAAAGCAATTGTTTCTTTATCCTCCCTCCTTCTGGAAACAACTCTTACGGCTGAACAACGCCTAATGATTGAGACTATACTAAAGAGTAGTGATTTTCTAGCAACTCTGACCAATGATGTTTTGGATATTTCCAAGCTTGGGAATGGGAGTCTTGAGCTGGACATTGCACCTTTCGACCTGCATGCTACCTTTACAGAC GTGGTTAATTTGATTAAGCCAGTGGCTGCATGCAAAAGGCTCTCGGTAATGGTTTCCTTGGCTCCAGAGTTGCCTGCCTGTGCAATTGGCGATCGCAAGCTACTGATGCAGATAATGCTAAATGTTGCTGGCAACTCAATTAAGTTCACAAAGGAGGGTCATGTTTCAATTGCAGCTTCCATAGCCAGGCCAGATTCATTGAGAGACCCGTATGCTTCTAACTTACATCCAGTTCCCTCTGATGGGTCTTTCTACTTGGTTGTTCAG GTAAAAGACACCGGCTGTGGAATTAGACCAGAGGATATGGCTCACACCTTCAGGAAATTCGCACATGGTGAGAATGCAACAACGAAAATACACAACGGCAATGGGTTGGGTCTGGCCCTTTCCAGAAG ATTTGTCGACCTGATGCAAGGGGACATCTGGCTCGAAAGTGAAGGGGTCGCCAAGGGGTGCACCGCCACGTTCTTTGTGAAACTCAGCACGCCCAAGAAACCAAACGCAAATGCAAATCCCCGAAGAATGATGGCGCCTCTGCAACCAAGCAAAGGAGCTGGAGGCCCTGGCGCTGATGCTCTCAGTATACTCACAAGGGATGGCGACTCGCGGGGCCCTAGGGCCCGCTACCAGTCGATCGTGTGA